Proteins found in one Elephas maximus indicus isolate mEleMax1 chromosome 11, mEleMax1 primary haplotype, whole genome shotgun sequence genomic segment:
- the LOC126085583 gene encoding LOW QUALITY PROTEIN: galectin-10-like (The sequence of the model RefSeq protein was modified relative to this genomic sequence to represent the inferred CDS: substituted 1 base at 1 genomic stop codon) translates to MPGQQVPYTLHLSLSIGSSVTIRGKPAVSFSKDPQMQVDFHTGTSEKSDIAFHFXVYFGHRVVMNSLQAGGWKREVAVSHMLFSDGQHFDLRFLVLQNEYQVIVNGQHYCSFAHRLPPGSVKMVQVWRDISLSSVDIS, encoded by the exons GTTCCATACACTCTGCATCTGTCTTTGTCTATTGGTTCTTCGGTGACAATCAGGGGGAAACCTGCCGTCTCTTTCAG CAAGGACCCGCAAATGCAGGTGGATTTCCACACTGGGACCAGCGAGAAGTCAGACATTGCCTTCCACTTCTGAGTCTACTTTGGCCATCGGGTGGTGATGAACAGTCTTCAGGCCGGGGGCTGGAAGCGTGAGGTGGCGGTCTCCCACATGCTCTTTTCAGATGGCCAACACTTTGACCTGCGCTTCTTGGTGCTACAAAATGAGTACCAG GTAATCGTAAATGGCCAACACTATTGCAGCTTTGCCCACCGACTGCCGCCAGGgtctgtgaagatggtgcaggtgtGGAGAGATATCTCCCTGTCTTCGGTGGATATCTCCTAG